The bacterium genome includes a window with the following:
- a CDS encoding dienelactone hydrolase family protein: MSEEFHNVEIPAGSVSLPGELALPDGARAIVAFAHGSGSSRHSPRNKFVAARLREESIGTLLFDLLSETEDLEREARFDIDRLTERLAAATAWLREDERTRTLAVGCLGASTGAAAALQVAAREEVFAVVSRGGRPDLAHADALAKVTAPTRLIVGELDTAVIGMNRTAFERMASARDKDIVIVPGATHLFEEPGTLKEAARLAAEWFARHAG, encoded by the coding sequence ATGTCCGAAGAATTTCACAACGTCGAAATACCGGCCGGGTCCGTTTCACTGCCCGGCGAATTGGCTTTGCCCGATGGAGCGCGCGCGATCGTCGCGTTCGCGCACGGCAGCGGATCGAGCCGCCATTCGCCGCGCAACAAATTTGTCGCGGCGCGCCTGCGCGAGGAGTCGATCGGAACCCTGCTCTTCGATCTCCTGAGCGAGACGGAGGACCTTGAGCGCGAGGCCCGCTTCGACATCGATCGGCTGACCGAACGCCTCGCCGCCGCGACCGCGTGGCTGCGCGAGGACGAACGCACGCGCACGCTCGCGGTGGGGTGCCTTGGCGCCAGCACCGGAGCGGCCGCCGCGCTGCAGGTCGCCGCGCGCGAGGAGGTGTTCGCCGTCGTTTCGCGCGGCGGGCGGCCCGATCTGGCGCACGCGGACGCCCTCGCGAAGGTGACGGCACCGACGCGGCTCATCGTCGGCGAACTCGACACGGCGGTCATCGGCATGAACCGCACCGCGTTCGAGCGCATGGCGTCCGCGCGCGACAAGGATATCGTGATCGTTCCCGGCGCGACGCACCTGTTCGAGGAGCCCGGTACGCTCAAGGAGGCCGCGCGCCTGGCGGCGGAATGGTTCGCGCGTCACGCGGGGTAA